In Hypanus sabinus isolate sHypSab1 chromosome 17, sHypSab1.hap1, whole genome shotgun sequence, the following proteins share a genomic window:
- the LOC132407140 gene encoding tapasin-related protein-like isoform X3 — MSASVFLFLAVSGNIYIATDQTSFNVSQSPKEAMVSKGENVTFYCVFPISQDESWVKVYWWKQGENEYQRTSTGSRKRSGRRGKRTWYFELQNVMIQDSGMYLCSLTRKGLPARNGTGSLLKVYVVPTPLKMFVKKHSTTAFIIVCETAGFYPEDFSLTWYKNDVEIVLGTHTKVKKTTEGLYEVSSSLSEMQPDKNGTKYTCLVSHVSLNTSAVAVYSISKSNQGSSGKSLFVWILRCAMGVLTILVLMIVIGTRCRKQQRKGNEECFTEANRSEMKRTVST, encoded by the exons ATGTCAGCAAGTGTGTTTCTCTTCCTGGCAGTCAGTGGGAACATTTACATAG CTACGGATCAAACTTCGTTCAATGTATCTCAATCGCCCAAAGAAGCGATGGTATCCAAAGGAGAGAACGTCACGTTCTACTGCGTATTTCCCATTTCTCAGGATGAATCCTGGGTAAAAGTCTATTGGTGGAAACAGGGCGAGAATGAATACCAACGGACAAGCACCGGCAGCAGAAAACGTTCCGGTCGGAGAGGGAAAAGAACTTGGTACTTTGAGTTGCAAAATGTAATGATCCAAGATTCTGGAATGTATCTGTGTTCATTGACCCGCAAAGGACTGCCTGCAAGAAATGGAACCGGATCACTTCTAAAAGTTTACG TAGTACCAACTCCATTGAAAATGTTCGTGAAAAAGCATTCAACTACCGCCTTCATTATTGTGTGTGAAACAGCTGGCTTTTATCCTGAGGACTTCTCGCTTACCTGGTATAAAAATGATGTTGAGATAGTTTTGGGTACGCATACCAAAGTAAAGAAGACCACCGAAGGTCTTTATGAGGTTTCGAGCAGCTTGTCAGAGATGCAGCCAGATAAGAACGGCACAAAATATACCTGTTTGGTATCTCATGTCTCTCTCAATACTTCAGCCGTGGCAGTCTATTCTATTTCCAAATCTAACCAAG GTTCCTCTGGCAAATCTCTTTTCGTTTGGATTCTCCGTTGTGCGATGGGGGTACTGACGATTCTAGTGCTAATGATCGTCATTGGGACGCGGTGCCGAAAGCAGCAAAGAAAGG GTAACGAGGAATGCTTTACGGAAGCGAATCGTAGTGAG ATGAAGAGGACCGTATCCACTTGA
- the LOC132407140 gene encoding signal-regulatory protein beta-1-like isoform X4: MSASVFLFLAVSGNIYIATDQTSFNVSQSPKEAMVSKGENVTFYCVFPISQDESWVKVYWWKQGENEYQRTSTGSRKRSGRRGKRTWYFELQNVMIQDSGMYLCSLTRKGLPARNGTGSLLKVYVVPTPLKMFVKKHSTTAFIIVCETAGFYPEDFSLTWYKNDVEIVLGSSGKSLFVWILRCAMGVLTILVLMIVIGTRCRKQQRKGNEECFTEANRSEVCSCVHIAPYNLVIQ; encoded by the exons ATGTCAGCAAGTGTGTTTCTCTTCCTGGCAGTCAGTGGGAACATTTACATAG CTACGGATCAAACTTCGTTCAATGTATCTCAATCGCCCAAAGAAGCGATGGTATCCAAAGGAGAGAACGTCACGTTCTACTGCGTATTTCCCATTTCTCAGGATGAATCCTGGGTAAAAGTCTATTGGTGGAAACAGGGCGAGAATGAATACCAACGGACAAGCACCGGCAGCAGAAAACGTTCCGGTCGGAGAGGGAAAAGAACTTGGTACTTTGAGTTGCAAAATGTAATGATCCAAGATTCTGGAATGTATCTGTGTTCATTGACCCGCAAAGGACTGCCTGCAAGAAATGGAACCGGATCACTTCTAAAAGTTTACG TAGTACCAACTCCATTGAAAATGTTCGTGAAAAAGCATTCAACTACCGCCTTCATTATTGTGTGTGAAACAGCTGGCTTTTATCCTGAGGACTTCTCGCTTACCTGGTATAAAAATGATGTTGAGATAGTTTTGG GTTCCTCTGGCAAATCTCTTTTCGTTTGGATTCTCCGTTGTGCGATGGGGGTACTGACGATTCTAGTGCTAATGATCGTCATTGGGACGCGGTGCCGAAAGCAGCAAAGAAAGG GTAACGAGGAATGCTTTACGGAAGCGAATCGTAGTGAGGTTTGTTCTTGCGTACATATAGCGCCGTACAATCTGGTCATTCAATAG
- the LOC132407140 gene encoding tapasin-related protein-like isoform X1 codes for MSASVFLFLAVSGNIYIATDQTSFNVSQSPKEAMVSKGENVTFYCVFPISQDESWVKVYWWKQGENEYQRTSTGSRKRSGRRGKRTWYFELQNVMIQDSGMYLCSLTRKGLPARNGTGSLLKVYVVPTPLKMFVKKHSTTAFIIVCETAGFYPEDFSLTWYKNDVEIVLGTHTKVKKTTEGLYEVSSSLSEMQPDKNGTKYTCLVSHVSLNTSAVAVYSISKSNQGSSGKSLFVWILRCAMGVLTILVLMIVIGTRCRKQQRKGNEECFTEANRSEVCSCVHIAPYNLVIQ; via the exons ATGTCAGCAAGTGTGTTTCTCTTCCTGGCAGTCAGTGGGAACATTTACATAG CTACGGATCAAACTTCGTTCAATGTATCTCAATCGCCCAAAGAAGCGATGGTATCCAAAGGAGAGAACGTCACGTTCTACTGCGTATTTCCCATTTCTCAGGATGAATCCTGGGTAAAAGTCTATTGGTGGAAACAGGGCGAGAATGAATACCAACGGACAAGCACCGGCAGCAGAAAACGTTCCGGTCGGAGAGGGAAAAGAACTTGGTACTTTGAGTTGCAAAATGTAATGATCCAAGATTCTGGAATGTATCTGTGTTCATTGACCCGCAAAGGACTGCCTGCAAGAAATGGAACCGGATCACTTCTAAAAGTTTACG TAGTACCAACTCCATTGAAAATGTTCGTGAAAAAGCATTCAACTACCGCCTTCATTATTGTGTGTGAAACAGCTGGCTTTTATCCTGAGGACTTCTCGCTTACCTGGTATAAAAATGATGTTGAGATAGTTTTGGGTACGCATACCAAAGTAAAGAAGACCACCGAAGGTCTTTATGAGGTTTCGAGCAGCTTGTCAGAGATGCAGCCAGATAAGAACGGCACAAAATATACCTGTTTGGTATCTCATGTCTCTCTCAATACTTCAGCCGTGGCAGTCTATTCTATTTCCAAATCTAACCAAG GTTCCTCTGGCAAATCTCTTTTCGTTTGGATTCTCCGTTGTGCGATGGGGGTACTGACGATTCTAGTGCTAATGATCGTCATTGGGACGCGGTGCCGAAAGCAGCAAAGAAAGG GTAACGAGGAATGCTTTACGGAAGCGAATCGTAGTGAGGTTTGTTCTTGCGTACATATAGCGCCGTACAATCTGGTCATTCAATAG
- the LOC132407140 gene encoding tapasin-related protein-like isoform X2, translating into MSASVFLFLAVSGNIYIATDQTSFNVSQSPKEAMVSKGENVTFYCVFPISQDESWVKVYWWKQGENEYQRTSTGSRKRSGRRGKRTWYFELQNVMIQDSGMYLCSLTRKGLPARNGTGSLLKVYVPTPLKMFVKKHSTTAFIIVCETAGFYPEDFSLTWYKNDVEIVLGTHTKVKKTTEGLYEVSSSLSEMQPDKNGTKYTCLVSHVSLNTSAVAVYSISKSNQGSSGKSLFVWILRCAMGVLTILVLMIVIGTRCRKQQRKGNEECFTEANRSEVCSCVHIAPYNLVIQ; encoded by the exons ATGTCAGCAAGTGTGTTTCTCTTCCTGGCAGTCAGTGGGAACATTTACATAG CTACGGATCAAACTTCGTTCAATGTATCTCAATCGCCCAAAGAAGCGATGGTATCCAAAGGAGAGAACGTCACGTTCTACTGCGTATTTCCCATTTCTCAGGATGAATCCTGGGTAAAAGTCTATTGGTGGAAACAGGGCGAGAATGAATACCAACGGACAAGCACCGGCAGCAGAAAACGTTCCGGTCGGAGAGGGAAAAGAACTTGGTACTTTGAGTTGCAAAATGTAATGATCCAAGATTCTGGAATGTATCTGTGTTCATTGACCCGCAAAGGACTGCCTGCAAGAAATGGAACCGGATCACTTCTAAAAGTTTACG TACCAACTCCATTGAAAATGTTCGTGAAAAAGCATTCAACTACCGCCTTCATTATTGTGTGTGAAACAGCTGGCTTTTATCCTGAGGACTTCTCGCTTACCTGGTATAAAAATGATGTTGAGATAGTTTTGGGTACGCATACCAAAGTAAAGAAGACCACCGAAGGTCTTTATGAGGTTTCGAGCAGCTTGTCAGAGATGCAGCCAGATAAGAACGGCACAAAATATACCTGTTTGGTATCTCATGTCTCTCTCAATACTTCAGCCGTGGCAGTCTATTCTATTTCCAAATCTAACCAAG GTTCCTCTGGCAAATCTCTTTTCGTTTGGATTCTCCGTTGTGCGATGGGGGTACTGACGATTCTAGTGCTAATGATCGTCATTGGGACGCGGTGCCGAAAGCAGCAAAGAAAGG GTAACGAGGAATGCTTTACGGAAGCGAATCGTAGTGAGGTTTGTTCTTGCGTACATATAGCGCCGTACAATCTGGTCATTCAATAG